A DNA window from Niabella yanshanensis contains the following coding sequences:
- a CDS encoding glycosyltransferase translates to MGNSLVIIFADMFSTTAPLILILSLFVTVVLLFYYLFFFARLAFFKNKTVKVSSALPPLSTIVCAKNEQYNLEKNIPELLRQQYESPFELLLVNDNSEDDTKHVMQWMSRDYLQLKVINMERKNKESVGKKYPLSIGIREAKHEHLLLTDADCRPVSEQWAAKMASAYQPGIDIVLGYGPYEKQPGFLNKVIRFETFHAALQYLSYALAGHPYMGVGRNLSYKKDLFTQHKGFASINHIPGGDDDLFISKAANPNNTAIMIDTDAYTVSVPPKTWAAWKHQKTRHYSTSKYYKLKHKFFLGLYSLSQFLFYPLLITAAVVYSWSIALAILVIKSTIQYLIFSGAMKKLNEKDLVRWIFLMDLWMMVYYLMFANTLWKKEKKTW, encoded by the coding sequence GTGGGTAATTCTTTGGTGATTATATTTGCCGATATGTTTTCCACTACGGCTCCGCTTATTTTGATTTTATCGCTTTTCGTAACAGTAGTACTATTATTCTATTATCTGTTTTTTTTCGCCCGACTGGCATTCTTTAAAAATAAAACAGTAAAAGTATCATCGGCGCTTCCGCCGCTCAGCACCATCGTCTGCGCTAAAAATGAGCAATACAACCTGGAAAAGAATATACCGGAATTGCTTCGACAACAATATGAATCTCCTTTTGAGCTTTTGCTGGTGAATGACAACTCGGAAGACGACACCAAACATGTCATGCAATGGATGTCGAGAGATTACCTACAGCTCAAAGTGATCAATATGGAAAGAAAGAATAAGGAAAGTGTAGGCAAGAAATATCCTCTATCCATTGGTATAAGAGAGGCCAAACATGAGCACCTTTTATTAACTGATGCCGACTGCCGGCCGGTTTCGGAGCAATGGGCTGCTAAAATGGCCAGTGCTTATCAACCGGGTATTGATATTGTTTTAGGTTACGGGCCTTATGAAAAGCAACCCGGTTTTCTCAATAAAGTGATCCGGTTCGAAACCTTCCACGCTGCGTTACAATATCTTTCCTACGCATTGGCGGGGCATCCATATATGGGTGTTGGTCGTAACCTGAGTTATAAAAAGGACCTCTTTACACAACACAAAGGATTTGCTTCTATCAATCATATACCTGGTGGTGACGATGATCTCTTTATCAGTAAAGCGGCCAACCCGAACAACACTGCTATAATGATCGATACAGACGCCTATACGGTGAGTGTACCCCCAAAAACATGGGCAGCCTGGAAACATCAAAAAACAAGACATTACAGCACATCCAAATACTACAAACTAAAGCATAAATTTTTTCTGGGCCTGTACAGCCTCTCTCAGTTTTTGTTTTACCCTCTGCTTATTACAGCAGCAGTTGTATATAGCTGGTCAATTGCTTTGGCCATCCTGGTAATAAAATCTACTATTCAGTACCTGATATTTTCAGGAGCCATGAAAAAACTGAATGAAAAGGACCTGGTGCGCTGGATTTTTTTAATGGATCTCTGGATGATGGTGTACTACCTGATGTTCGCCAATACCCTCTGGAAAAAAGAAAAGAAAACCTGGTAA
- a CDS encoding SDR family oxidoreductase has protein sequence MVLTKNTILITGGSSGLGLEMAKKFLQMGNKVIVCSRNHDKLELTQNRLPEVITFQCDISVEAEQNKLVNWIKIYHPDLALLVNNAAIVNRTDFITDSESINKLSGEIATNLTAPIHLIKLLYPVLVKNNNAAVLNITSGLIYTPRSIYPFYNATKSALHAFTQVLRHQLKNEPVKIIEVMFPVVDTPWHQGNTPKSSISVEKAVSEMIRGIERNQREIKVGAVKLLYYLSRIAPKFAFKKINALQ, from the coding sequence ATGGTACTCACAAAAAATACGATCCTCATTACAGGAGGCAGCTCCGGCCTCGGATTGGAAATGGCAAAAAAGTTTTTACAGATGGGAAACAAAGTGATCGTTTGCTCGAGAAACCACGATAAACTCGAACTCACCCAAAACAGGCTGCCCGAAGTGATTACGTTTCAATGCGACATTTCTGTTGAAGCAGAACAAAACAAATTGGTTAACTGGATAAAAATATACCATCCGGATCTTGCCTTATTAGTCAACAACGCGGCCATCGTTAACCGAACGGATTTCATTACAGATAGTGAGAGTATTAATAAGCTATCCGGTGAAATAGCTACCAACCTGACTGCCCCTATCCATCTCATCAAACTATTATACCCGGTACTTGTAAAAAACAATAATGCTGCCGTCCTTAACATAACAAGCGGCCTGATTTACACCCCCAGGAGTATTTACCCGTTTTATAATGCCACCAAGTCGGCGCTGCATGCCTTTACACAGGTACTACGCCATCAGTTAAAAAATGAGCCGGTAAAAATAATCGAAGTCATGTTTCCAGTTGTGGATACCCCATGGCATCAGGGAAATACACCTAAAAGCAGCATTTCTGTTGAGAAAGCAGTATCAGAAATGATAAGAGGCATTGAACGCAACCAAAGGGAAATTAAAGTAGGTGCGGTAAAGCTGCTATACTACCTGTCGCGTATTGCACCAAAATTTGCATTCAAAAAAATAAATGCATTGCAGTAA
- a CDS encoding Crp/Fnr family transcriptional regulator, producing MTENNPILPGFPEKESADLLRISNIKLVKKDEYFISEGQIPRKFAIVLSGSFRYYYVNEKGDEFTKGFILKNAILSAYSAMVQRSPSLFNIQALEPAQILEVNYQSWLQLRSSNGFWDRFLIRALEKGYFAKEKRERELLLLDAASRYQIFLSEFPGLDKKVKLHIIASYIGIQPESLSRIRKKLGN from the coding sequence ATGACAGAAAACAACCCAATACTGCCCGGCTTCCCTGAAAAAGAATCCGCAGATCTGTTACGCATATCCAACATTAAATTAGTGAAAAAAGATGAATACTTTATTTCGGAAGGACAAATACCCAGGAAATTTGCTATTGTGTTAAGCGGTTCTTTCAGGTACTATTATGTAAACGAAAAGGGCGATGAATTCACTAAAGGATTTATTTTAAAAAATGCCATACTAAGCGCCTATTCTGCAATGGTGCAGCGCAGTCCCTCCTTGTTCAATATACAGGCGCTTGAACCTGCTCAGATCCTTGAAGTCAATTATCAAAGCTGGTTACAGCTTCGCTCGTCGAATGGCTTTTGGGATCGTTTTTTAATCAGGGCTCTTGAAAAAGGATATTTTGCAAAAGAAAAAAGAGAAAGGGAGCTTTTATTATTGGACGCTGCCAGCCGGTATCAAATATTCCTGTCGGAATTTCCGGGATTGGATAAAAAAGTCAAACTTCACATTATTGCATCCTATATTGGTATACAACCCGAATCACTGAGCAGGATCAGAAAAAAACTGGGAAACTAA
- a CDS encoding glycosyltransferase family 2 protein has product MDISVVIPLLNEEESLPELAEWIARIMHDNNFSYEVIFVDDGSTDHSWKVIQELRAKNDSIKGIKFQRNYGKSAALNEAFRASQGDVVITMDADLQDSPDEIPELRRMIVEDQYDLVSGWKKVRYDNTLTKNIPSKFFNAVTSKVSKIKLHDFNCGLKSYNKKVVKSIEVYGEMHRYIPVIAKWSGFRKIGEKVVEHRKRKYGVTKFGWDRFINGFLDLMSITFVGKFSKKPMHFFGLWGMIFFLVGFLTSLFLIVSKLINFEYAITNRPTFYIALTTIIIGMQLFLAGFLSELISRNAAGRNAYLIEEKAGLS; this is encoded by the coding sequence ATGGATATTTCAGTTGTTATACCTCTCTTAAATGAGGAAGAATCTTTGCCCGAACTGGCTGAATGGATTGCCCGCATAATGCACGATAACAACTTTAGCTACGAAGTGATTTTTGTAGACGATGGAAGTACGGATCATTCCTGGAAGGTGATCCAGGAGCTGCGGGCTAAGAATGATAGTATCAAGGGCATTAAATTTCAACGAAATTATGGGAAGTCTGCTGCCTTAAACGAGGCATTCCGGGCTTCGCAGGGTGATGTGGTGATAACCATGGATGCCGATTTGCAGGACAGTCCGGATGAAATTCCCGAGCTAAGAAGGATGATTGTAGAAGATCAATACGACCTGGTGAGCGGCTGGAAGAAGGTTCGTTATGATAACACGCTGACCAAGAATATTCCCTCCAAGTTTTTTAATGCCGTAACCAGTAAGGTTTCTAAAATAAAACTGCACGATTTTAATTGTGGCCTCAAATCCTATAATAAGAAAGTAGTTAAGAGCATTGAAGTGTATGGTGAAATGCATCGTTATATACCGGTAATAGCCAAATGGTCGGGCTTTAGAAAGATCGGGGAAAAAGTGGTGGAGCACCGTAAACGAAAATATGGTGTTACTAAATTTGGCTGGGATCGCTTTATCAACGGCTTTCTTGACCTGATGTCGATTACTTTTGTAGGTAAGTTCTCTAAAAAACCCATGCACTTTTTTGGTTTGTGGGGAATGATTTTCTTTTTGGTCGGTTTTCTGACATCGCTGTTTTTAATTGTATCCAAGTTGATCAATTTCGAATATGCCATCACTAACCGTCCCACTTTTTATATCGCATTAACCACTATTATTATAGGGATGCAATTGTTCCTCGCGGGTTTCCTGAGTGAATTAATATCCCGTAACGCTGCAGGCCGAAATGCTTATCTAATAGAAGAAAAAGCAGGGCTAAGCTAA
- the aspS gene encoding aspartate--tRNA ligase: MFRTHTCGELRAADVNQEVTLAGWVQTVRKFGSITFVDLRDRYGITQLLFSEALNAQLDENPLGREFVLQATGKVNERSNKNKNIPTGDVELLVESFTILNKSVTPPFTIQDDTDGGDDLRMKYRYLDLRRNAVKKNLELRYAVNRATRDYLHQQNFMDIETPFLIKSTPEGARDFVVPSRMNPGEFYALPQSPQTFKQLLMVSGYDRYYQIVKCFRDEDLRADRQPEFTQIDCEMAFVKQEDVLNMFENLIKYIFKTVKGIDYSEAVERMSWQEAMWQYGNDKPDIRFGMKLLNIKYPRHVFADKEENAHLVDGADFQVFDAAETVIAIAVPGCSEYTRKQTDELTEWVKRPQIGMKGLVFIKCNADGTYKSSVDKFYSEEKLKAIADAAGAKAGDLVLILAGAEERTRKATSELRLEMGKRLGFRKDDEFKLLWVLDFPLFEYAEEENRWVARHHPFTSPKPSDIDTMINNNPAIENAAEYLKHPYANIKANAYDMVLNGNEIGGGSIRIYQKELQQKMFEALGMDAEEQQHKFGFLLGAFEYGAPPHGGIAFGFDRLCSIMGGSESIRDFIAFPKNNSGRDVMLDAPSAIDDKQFTELQIKLDLKD, from the coding sequence ATGTTTCGTACGCATACCTGTGGTGAATTAAGAGCCGCTGACGTAAATCAAGAAGTTACCCTGGCTGGCTGGGTACAAACCGTTCGTAAATTCGGTAGTATCACTTTTGTGGATCTGAGGGACCGCTATGGTATCACCCAATTGCTGTTTTCTGAAGCATTAAATGCGCAACTGGATGAAAATCCTTTGGGACGTGAATTTGTGCTGCAGGCTACAGGTAAAGTAAACGAACGCAGCAATAAAAATAAAAATATTCCTACCGGTGATGTAGAATTGCTGGTAGAAAGCTTCACTATTCTGAATAAAAGCGTTACACCACCGTTTACCATACAGGATGATACGGACGGTGGTGATGATCTTCGCATGAAATATCGCTATCTGGATCTGCGTCGTAATGCGGTAAAGAAAAACCTGGAACTGCGCTATGCCGTGAATCGGGCTACGCGCGACTATCTGCATCAGCAAAATTTTATGGATATTGAAACGCCATTCCTGATCAAATCTACACCGGAAGGCGCCAGGGATTTTGTGGTGCCCAGCCGTATGAACCCGGGTGAATTTTACGCTTTACCCCAGTCTCCGCAAACTTTTAAGCAATTACTGATGGTAAGCGGTTATGACCGGTATTACCAGATCGTAAAATGCTTCAGGGATGAGGACCTGCGCGCAGATCGCCAGCCTGAGTTTACGCAAATAGACTGTGAGATGGCATTTGTGAAGCAGGAGGATGTACTGAACATGTTTGAAAACCTGATCAAATATATTTTCAAAACGGTAAAGGGTATTGATTACAGCGAAGCAGTAGAGCGTATGAGCTGGCAGGAAGCTATGTGGCAATATGGCAACGATAAACCGGATATTCGCTTTGGTATGAAGCTGCTCAACATCAAGTACCCCAGGCATGTGTTTGCCGATAAAGAAGAAAATGCCCACCTGGTAGATGGTGCTGATTTCCAGGTATTTGATGCAGCAGAGACTGTTATTGCTATTGCGGTGCCGGGTTGCAGTGAATATACACGTAAGCAAACGGATGAGTTGACGGAGTGGGTAAAACGTCCGCAGATTGGCATGAAAGGTCTGGTGTTCATTAAATGCAATGCCGATGGTACATATAAAAGCAGTGTAGATAAATTTTATAGTGAGGAGAAGTTAAAAGCGATAGCTGATGCAGCGGGCGCTAAAGCTGGCGACCTGGTGTTGATTTTGGCCGGTGCCGAAGAACGTACGCGCAAAGCTACCAGTGAGCTACGCCTGGAAATGGGCAAACGCCTGGGCTTTAGAAAAGATGATGAGTTTAAACTACTGTGGGTACTGGACTTCCCGCTGTTTGAATATGCCGAAGAAGAGAACCGCTGGGTGGCCCGACACCATCCGTTTACGTCTCCCAAGCCGTCTGATATTGATACCATGATCAATAACAACCCGGCTATTGAGAACGCAGCAGAATACCTGAAACATCCTTATGCCAATATCAAAGCCAACGCTTACGATATGGTATTAAACGGAAATGAAATAGGCGGCGGAAGCATCCGTATCTATCAAAAAGAGTTACAGCAGAAAATGTTTGAAGCGCTGGGTATGGATGCCGAAGAACAGCAACATAAGTTTGGTTTCTTACTGGGGGCATTTGAGTATGGTGCGCCGCCACACGGTGGTATAGCTTTTGGCTTCGACAGGTTATGCTCAATCATGGGTGGTAGCGAAAGTATCCGCGATTTTATCGCCTTCCCTAAAAATAACAGTGGCCGCGATGTGATGCTCGATGCACCATCGGCTATAGACGATAAACAATTTACCGAGCTGCAAATAAAGCTGGACCTGAAGGATTAA
- a CDS encoding Crp/Fnr family transcriptional regulator, whose amino-acid sequence MEQLIQHLKSYYPLSDEASKALSNCLEKKCFAKNDYLIKAGRICRYFYFMERGALRGFYNLNGKEITHWFGFENTFITSFHSYITEQPSVENIQFMEGSIMWAISKKDLTGLFDRYHELERLVRIIYENYYIRLEERYVNAQFKTAAELYSDLMEKSPHILERVPLGYVSSYLGMTQETLSRIRKLH is encoded by the coding sequence ATGGAACAACTGATTCAGCATCTTAAAAGCTATTATCCCCTCAGTGACGAGGCGAGTAAGGCGTTGAGCAATTGCCTGGAAAAAAAATGCTTTGCCAAAAACGACTACCTGATCAAAGCGGGACGGATATGCCGGTATTTTTACTTTATGGAACGCGGCGCTTTGCGCGGATTTTACAATCTGAACGGTAAGGAGATCACGCATTGGTTTGGCTTCGAAAATACTTTTATCACGTCCTTCCATAGCTATATAACAGAGCAACCTTCAGTGGAAAACATTCAATTTATGGAAGGCAGTATAATGTGGGCTATCTCAAAAAAAGATCTCACCGGTTTGTTTGACCGGTATCACGAACTGGAGCGCCTGGTTCGTATTATCTATGAGAATTACTATATAAGATTGGAAGAGCGCTATGTGAACGCCCAGTTTAAAACCGCAGCCGAATTATATAGCGACCTGATGGAGAAATCGCCCCATATATTAGAACGGGTACCATTGGGTTATGTATCATCCTATTTAGGCATGACGCAGGAAACTTTAAGTCGTATCCGGAAACTGCATTAA
- a CDS encoding DUF4199 domain-containing protein — protein MKLNATIKGLITGLLMVAVAVAFYFNKIDETSPLNYLGYVIFGLGIVWSITSFVKQTRSTQFKDLFQQGFRCVLAATLVLALYTFIYFKLNETEIDAVVQQAKQERLRTAKDRTPAEIETEAQQTRKYYIPFQLSILVFSNLFTGVIVTMATSGALYLRNKNL, from the coding sequence GTGAAGTTAAACGCTACGATAAAAGGATTGATAACAGGGCTGCTGATGGTAGCTGTGGCAGTTGCTTTTTATTTCAATAAGATCGACGAAACATCCCCGTTAAACTATCTGGGCTATGTTATTTTTGGGTTGGGTATAGTTTGGAGCATCACCTCCTTTGTAAAACAAACCCGGTCTACTCAGTTTAAAGATTTGTTTCAACAGGGGTTTCGGTGTGTACTGGCTGCCACATTGGTTTTGGCGCTATACACGTTTATTTATTTTAAATTGAATGAAACAGAAATTGATGCAGTGGTACAGCAGGCTAAACAGGAGCGCCTCAGGACCGCTAAAGACCGCACTCCCGCGGAAATAGAAACGGAAGCCCAGCAAACCCGTAAATACTATATCCCCTTTCAGTTGTCTATTTTAGTTTTTTCTAACTTATTTACAGGCGTTATTGTTACAATGGCAACTTCCGGGGCTTTATATTTGCGCAACAAAAACTTGTAA
- a CDS encoding pepsin/retropepsin-like aspartic protease family protein, with protein sequence MAAPTPDSTLAPVVIPFIFSGHMPVIDCVIEDKKIKMGIDCAASSNLISAKLLAEIKGISDLRNTILRGGGAPVMVAEGSIGELFGGQYSLQGYEVYIC encoded by the coding sequence GTGGCGGCGCCCACACCAGACAGTACCCTTGCGCCGGTAGTAATACCTTTCATTTTTAGCGGGCATATGCCGGTAATTGACTGTGTGATCGAGGACAAAAAGATAAAAATGGGTATCGATTGTGCGGCTTCTTCTAACCTGATATCTGCTAAACTGCTGGCAGAGATAAAAGGTATTAGTGATCTTCGTAATACCATATTAAGAGGAGGAGGGGCCCCGGTTATGGTAGCTGAAGGAAGTATCGGGGAACTTTTCGGTGGTCAATATTCCCTACAGGGATATGAGGTTTACATTTGCTAA
- the yiaA gene encoding inner membrane protein YiaA, with protein sequence METKYYQKPSGAFIGASWMALLIGFTAYIIGLWNAEMQLNEKGYYFTVLMFGLFAAISLQKAVRDQLEGIPVTNLYYSIAWFATILSVVLITVGLWNADITRSEKGFYAMSFILSIFSAIAVQKNTRDAKASETSNADKNHSKNEF encoded by the coding sequence ATGGAAACAAAGTATTATCAAAAGCCTTCCGGCGCATTTATCGGCGCTTCATGGATGGCACTTCTGATCGGTTTCACCGCTTATATCATTGGTTTATGGAATGCAGAAATGCAGCTCAATGAGAAAGGTTATTATTTTACGGTGTTGATGTTCGGACTCTTTGCAGCTATCTCCCTGCAAAAGGCAGTACGTGATCAACTGGAAGGCATTCCTGTTACCAACCTCTACTACAGCATCGCCTGGTTTGCCACTATATTATCTGTTGTGTTAATTACCGTAGGACTTTGGAATGCTGATATTACCCGCAGTGAAAAAGGGTTTTATGCGATGTCCTTTATATTGAGCATCTTTTCAGCGATTGCTGTGCAGAAAAACACCAGGGATGCCAAAGCCAGTGAGACCTCCAACGCTGATAAAAATCATTCTAAAAATGAATTTTAA
- a CDS encoding DUF2157 domain-containing protein yields the protein MRVNKKEARLLEEAVDQWQKDELLDRTKADELKKSISSYRNEFDSVAFYATIAAVSCALLAFGALVLDEKWIERLRKLFAFSEIFIGFLFGAVAVLLTWIAKRRKRKYAYASLANESFTVLVALTLGISVAYFTRSFQPTYYYYGIGIFIAAALYGFLAVYLQSKILWTCMLLALISSWATQTYAWSTPPSHSYFLGMNYPLRMVLLGILMIFLSPLTQQHPSTTRYFNLSWYAGWIFLLLSALFLSVSGNLSYDVWSAIKQGKLFMWAITYTLVLSGILVYAIKQKDETLRDIAIVFFLLNIYTRYFEYFWDHTNKGLFFALLALSFWLIGKKAEQLRKRLSE from the coding sequence ATGCGTGTCAATAAAAAAGAAGCAAGGTTATTAGAAGAGGCCGTTGACCAATGGCAAAAAGATGAATTGCTCGACCGCACTAAGGCCGACGAACTTAAAAAATCGATCTCTTCTTACAGAAATGAATTTGACTCGGTGGCTTTTTATGCAACCATAGCAGCAGTATCCTGCGCGTTGCTGGCTTTTGGAGCCCTGGTACTGGATGAAAAATGGATAGAACGCCTCCGGAAGCTTTTCGCTTTTTCTGAAATTTTTATAGGTTTTTTGTTTGGGGCGGTGGCAGTATTGCTTACCTGGATTGCTAAAAGAAGAAAGCGAAAATATGCGTACGCGTCCCTTGCTAACGAAAGCTTTACTGTTTTAGTAGCACTAACCCTGGGCATATCTGTGGCTTATTTTACCAGGAGCTTCCAACCTACCTACTATTATTATGGTATAGGTATTTTCATTGCAGCGGCACTGTATGGCTTCCTGGCTGTTTATCTCCAGTCCAAAATATTATGGACCTGTATGTTGCTGGCGCTGATCAGCAGTTGGGCTACACAAACTTACGCATGGTCAACGCCTCCCTCTCATTCTTACTTTTTAGGAATGAATTATCCTTTAAGAATGGTCTTGTTGGGCATATTGATGATATTTCTATCGCCGCTGACCCAACAGCACCCGTCTACTACAAGATACTTCAACCTGTCCTGGTATGCGGGCTGGATCTTCCTGCTGCTTTCCGCACTCTTCCTTTCAGTGTCAGGTAATTTAAGTTATGATGTATGGTCAGCCATCAAGCAGGGAAAGCTTTTTATGTGGGCGATAACTTACACCCTGGTTTTGAGCGGCATTTTAGTATATGCTATAAAACAAAAAGATGAAACCCTGAGAGATATCGCCATTGTCTTTTTCCTGCTTAATATCTATACCCGTTATTTTGAATACTTTTGGGACCACACCAACAAGGGATTATTTTTCGCATTGCTGGCGCTCTCCTTCTGGTTAATTGGCAAAAAAGCTGAGCAGCTGCGCAAACGGCTTTCTGAGTAA
- the rsmG gene encoding 16S rRNA (guanine(527)-N(7))-methyltransferase RsmG encodes MEMVLKYFSEFTETQLRQIALLKDLYTDWNEKINVISRKDIDSLYEKHVLHSLAIAAAFSFDEGTKIVDLGCGGGFPGIPLAIFFPGVHFHMVDSIAKKLKVVEGVAEAVGLTNVTVQHSRVEDIKDKKFDYVVSRAVAPLQDLWRWGKPLIQKTNNATRSEDAPAPGLICLKGGDLAKEIQESGTKPYITAIKDIFEEPFFEEKYILYVPK; translated from the coding sequence ATGGAAATGGTGCTTAAATATTTTTCTGAATTTACCGAAACGCAGCTACGGCAAATAGCGTTGTTAAAGGACTTATATACCGACTGGAATGAAAAGATCAATGTGATCAGCCGTAAAGATATCGACAGCCTTTATGAGAAGCATGTGCTACATTCGCTGGCTATCGCCGCAGCATTTAGCTTTGATGAGGGAACAAAAATTGTAGACCTTGGTTGTGGTGGCGGATTCCCCGGCATACCGCTGGCTATTTTTTTCCCAGGCGTGCATTTTCATATGGTGGATAGCATCGCAAAAAAGCTGAAAGTAGTGGAAGGGGTAGCAGAAGCCGTAGGATTAACTAATGTAACGGTACAGCATTCCCGTGTGGAAGATATCAAAGATAAAAAATTCGACTATGTTGTTTCAAGAGCCGTAGCCCCCCTACAGGATCTTTGGCGTTGGGGCAAACCGCTTATACAAAAGACCAATAACGCAACCCGTAGCGAGGATGCACCTGCTCCGGGGCTTATTTGCCTTAAGGGTGGCGACCTGGCCAAAGAAATACAGGAAAGTGGCACCAAACCTTACATTACTGCTATAAAGGATATTTTTGAAGAGCCTTTTTTTGAAGAGAAATATATTCTTTATGTACCCAAGTGA
- the tgt gene encoding tRNA guanosine(34) transglycosylase Tgt, whose amino-acid sequence MTNCFNVVTFAAMATLNFDLQYKDNTSNARAGEITTDHGKIQTPIFMPVGTIGSVKAVSQQQLKTEVQAQIILGNTYHLYLRPGTDVLEKAGGLHQFNHWDKPILTDSGGYQVFSLAGTRKIKEEGVTFQSHIDGSKHLFTPERVMDIQRSIGGDIIMAFDECPPGGSEYSYAHKSLQLTHRWLDRCLAQFNATPDKYGYTQNLFPIVQGATFKDLRRQSCEFIASKDAPGNAIGGLSVGEPEPVMYEICDWCCQHLPQEKPRYLMGVGTPWNILECIGMGVDMFDCVMPTRNGRNAMLFTTNGVINIDNKKWEYDFSPIDEGLPCEMSTYYSKAYLRHLFKAQEILALTIASVHNLSFYLWLVGEARKHIIAGDYASWKTGMVVKLKTRL is encoded by the coding sequence ATGACCAACTGCTTTAATGTGGTTACTTTTGCGGCAATGGCAACACTCAATTTTGATCTTCAGTATAAAGACAATACATCTAACGCAAGGGCTGGTGAAATAACCACTGATCATGGAAAAATTCAAACACCCATTTTTATGCCGGTGGGTACCATTGGCAGTGTAAAGGCCGTTTCGCAACAACAGCTTAAAACAGAGGTGCAGGCCCAGATAATTTTGGGCAATACGTATCATCTGTACCTGAGACCCGGTACTGATGTGCTGGAGAAGGCTGGAGGATTACATCAGTTTAACCATTGGGATAAACCTATTTTAACCGACAGCGGCGGCTACCAGGTTTTTTCCCTGGCCGGAACACGCAAAATCAAAGAGGAGGGGGTAACCTTTCAGTCGCATATCGACGGCAGCAAGCATTTATTCACCCCCGAACGGGTGATGGATATACAACGCAGTATTGGAGGCGATATCATTATGGCTTTTGATGAATGTCCGCCAGGGGGCAGCGAATACAGTTATGCGCATAAAAGTTTACAGTTAACGCACCGCTGGTTAGACCGGTGCCTGGCGCAGTTTAATGCCACCCCGGATAAGTATGGTTATACCCAGAACCTTTTCCCGATTGTGCAGGGCGCTACTTTTAAAGATCTTCGCAGGCAGTCCTGCGAATTTATAGCTTCCAAAGACGCGCCTGGAAATGCCATCGGCGGATTGAGTGTAGGCGAGCCTGAACCGGTCATGTATGAAATATGTGACTGGTGCTGCCAGCATTTGCCCCAGGAAAAGCCGCGCTACCTGATGGGCGTTGGCACACCCTGGAATATATTGGAGTGTATAGGCATGGGGGTAGATATGTTTGATTGCGTAATGCCCACCCGCAACGGTCGCAATGCCATGTTATTTACTACCAATGGCGTTATCAATATAGACAATAAAAAATGGGAGTACGACTTTTCACCTATCGATGAAGGATTGCCTTGCGAAATGAGCACTTATTACAGTAAGGCATATTTAAGGCATTTATTTAAAGCGCAGGAGATACTGGCTTTAACGATTGCCAGTGTTCATAACCTGAGTTTTTACCTGTGGCTGGTAGGAGAGGCCCGTAAGCATATCATAGCCGGTGATTATGCCAGCTGGAAGACCGGGATGGTCGTTAAATTAAAAACAAGACTTTAG